The following proteins are encoded in a genomic region of Methanoculleus bourgensis MS2:
- a CDS encoding CheF family chemotaxis protein: MKSVPVKIEHEGKWIPTTMGIGEDRIHIGAPLDCEIPYKSMVDLEEKKNQVLITAGPDAEETYRIASVEKVLSVLKKFIITQCSAYRLNAFFMSPAIRGGVLVQDAHWEKGAIAVMKTGIWFVSQESQVCIPLGDVAGIEFTRREIQEKDLDVVKIDHLIENEVVTSFVLCPKTTLQVLYNFLSEATQNSEYEGELDPLTGQVAMLVYSGMDSSAIENMLKLSHKDLDAIYERLLATGFAEVLYVRKEIQLTAKGVRYISDAVKSSTN, encoded by the coding sequence ATGAAATCTGTTCCGGTGAAGATTGAGCATGAAGGGAAGTGGATCCCGACGACAATGGGCATCGGTGAGGACCGTATCCATATCGGCGCCCCCCTCGACTGCGAGATCCCCTATAAATCCATGGTCGATCTCGAGGAGAAGAAGAACCAGGTATTGATCACCGCCGGTCCGGATGCGGAGGAGACCTACCGCATCGCATCAGTTGAGAAGGTCCTCTCGGTCTTAAAGAAATTTATTATCACCCAGTGCAGCGCCTACCGGCTGAACGCCTTCTTTATGTCGCCCGCAATACGCGGAGGAGTGCTCGTTCAGGACGCCCACTGGGAGAAGGGCGCGATCGCAGTCATGAAGACCGGCATCTGGTTCGTCAGCCAGGAGAGCCAGGTCTGCATACCGCTGGGAGACGTGGCAGGCATCGAGTTCACGCGCCGGGAGATCCAGGAGAAGGATCTTGATGTCGTGAAGATCGACCATCTCATCGAGAACGAGGTCGTGACAAGTTTCGTCCTCTGCCCGAAGACAACGCTCCAGGTTCTCTACAACTTCCTCAGTGAGGCGACACAGAACTCAGAATATGAAGGAGAACTCGACCCGCTGACCGGGCAGGTGGCCATGCTGGTCTACAGCGGGATGGACTCAAGTGCAATCGAGAACATGCTCAAACTCTCGCACAAAGACCTCGACGCCATCTATGAGCGGCTCCTTGCCACCGGGTTCGCTGAGGTGCTCTACGTCAGGAAAGAGATACAATTGACCGCTAAAGGCGTCCGGTATATCTCTGATGCAGTAAAATCCTCAACAAATTAA
- a CDS encoding chemotaxis protein CheA has product MVDEEVYRKLFVEESRENHENIVNNLLALESGEDQQAAIDEIFRSAHTLKGMSASMGFDAMEHLCHSMEDVFSLIRSGRREVTVSLTDLLLTCTDAIEEMLDEIEAGGASSDEASGSLVQELRAFTEEAPDDEQETPHKAVAAVEGVGGPVYTLSVAIDPSCAMKDVRAMLLLQNLDEIGTILGTTPTRDLIEDGKFDGPIEIRIASEAGEEALRTVASGTEISLLELSLAPEVPEETQKPEPPAPKPARGEKSREIKNIRVDIQRLDQMMNLVEDLVINRGRLEQIARKHGIKEFDEALSMIGRSVSDLQNLMMGIRMMPLDRIFNRLPRVVRDVATHDGKEVEFTIEGGETELDRGMMDGLSDPLLHIIRNAVNHGIELPEVREANGKPRKGSLRLTARRDKDNVIIEIEDDGAGIDPEKLKDKAVNKGIMTPEAAAAATKEDLINLLFEPGFSTAETITDISGRGVGLDVVRQTIESLKGTIRVESELGSGTTFELMLPPTMAIIDVMMVQINGRRCAIPISNVVEVALARPEAIHRIGDAETVLLRDEILPMYRLEDMFGRAQKSDTLVVLQNSGRKCCIVVDTVDGQQEVVVKPLSRLAGSCRGISGITIPGDGEVVPVLDVNTIV; this is encoded by the coding sequence ATGGTTGATGAAGAGGTATACCGGAAACTCTTTGTTGAGGAGTCACGGGAGAACCACGAGAATATCGTAAATAACCTCCTCGCCCTTGAGAGCGGGGAAGACCAGCAAGCTGCTATCGATGAGATCTTCCGGTCCGCTCATACGCTCAAGGGGATGTCGGCATCGATGGGGTTTGATGCAATGGAGCATCTCTGTCACTCGATGGAAGATGTCTTCTCGCTCATCCGCAGCGGCCGCCGGGAGGTGACTGTGTCCCTCACCGACCTTCTGCTCACCTGCACCGACGCGATCGAGGAGATGCTGGACGAGATCGAGGCGGGCGGGGCATCCTCAGATGAGGCGTCAGGGAGCCTGGTGCAGGAACTCCGGGCGTTCACCGAGGAAGCCCCTGATGACGAGCAGGAGACCCCCCATAAGGCAGTGGCAGCGGTAGAGGGGGTTGGTGGACCCGTCTACACGTTATCAGTCGCCATCGACCCCTCCTGCGCCATGAAAGACGTCCGGGCCATGCTGCTCCTGCAGAACCTTGACGAGATCGGGACGATCCTCGGAACAACGCCCACGCGGGACCTTATCGAGGACGGGAAGTTCGACGGACCGATTGAGATCCGGATCGCAAGCGAGGCGGGGGAGGAGGCGCTCCGGACCGTCGCCTCAGGTACCGAGATCTCGCTTCTTGAACTATCCCTGGCACCGGAGGTGCCGGAGGAGACTCAGAAGCCCGAACCGCCGGCGCCTAAGCCGGCCAGGGGCGAAAAGAGCCGCGAGATCAAGAATATCCGCGTCGATATCCAGCGGCTCGACCAGATGATGAATCTTGTCGAGGATCTGGTGATCAACCGCGGACGGCTCGAACAGATAGCAAGGAAGCACGGCATCAAGGAGTTTGATGAAGCGCTGAGTATGATCGGCCGTTCGGTCTCAGACCTCCAGAACCTCATGATGGGAATCAGGATGATGCCGCTTGACCGCATCTTCAACCGCCTTCCCCGTGTTGTGCGGGACGTCGCGACCCATGACGGAAAGGAGGTTGAGTTTACCATCGAGGGCGGCGAGACCGAGCTTGACAGGGGTATGATGGACGGGCTCTCCGACCCGCTCCTGCACATCATCAGGAACGCCGTAAACCACGGGATCGAGCTCCCGGAGGTCCGCGAGGCCAACGGGAAACCGCGGAAGGGCTCGCTCCGGCTGACTGCACGGAGGGATAAGGATAACGTCATCATCGAGATCGAGGACGACGGTGCCGGTATCGACCCTGAGAAACTCAAGGATAAAGCGGTGAACAAAGGCATCATGACGCCCGAAGCGGCAGCGGCCGCAACAAAAGAGGACCTCATCAACCTGCTCTTCGAGCCCGGGTTCAGCACGGCTGAGACGATCACCGACATCAGCGGCAGGGGTGTCGGTCTCGATGTGGTCAGGCAGACCATTGAGTCGCTCAAGGGGACCATCAGGGTCGAGTCCGAACTCGGCAGCGGGACGACGTTTGAGCTGATGCTGCCCCCGACGATGGCGATCATCGACGTCATGATGGTGCAGATCAACGGGAGGCGGTGTGCCATTCCGATCAGCAACGTCGTCGAGGTGGCCCTGGCCAGGCCGGAAGCGATCCACCGGATCGGCGATGCCGAGACGGTCCTGCTTCGCGACGAGATCCTTCCCATGTACCGCCTTGAGGATATGTTTGGCCGGGCGCAGAAGAGTGATACGCTCGTTGTGCTGCAGAACAGCGGCAGAAAATGTTGTATCGTCGTTGATACCGTGGACGGCCAGCAGGAAGTGGTGGTGAAACCGCTCTCCCGGCTTGCAGGAAGCTGCCGCGGGATCAGCGGGATCACCATCCCGGGAGACGGCGAGGTTGTGCCGGTTCTCGATGTGAACACGATTGTGTAG
- a CDS encoding type II/IV secretion system ATPase subunit, with translation MGSALEATVTLPFEPEFIDEGNDCYNNVESCALYRMLPANARDYVRESPHLLEYLHILPVNTVGIPLFLSELKRDLKSMENPNIIYPVNETTFIHIFPDPDDVRNWYIPIEPSFLHSVKAILPVIEEKLIDMIDALDEEPVTDEARIEVLRNFIQQLVYVRQPGEEVDESLLSGGTPKDLKDRIIQFLTSDIGASAKPQADGLPELSDGRVILSQQEYKALEYLMIRDKIEMGTLKPFLSDRYIEDITCGGVGPIFIEHKIFKGLKSVVGFRDSTELDKFVIKLAERIKRPLTYRNPIVDATLPDGSRINIVYGTEISKHGSNFTIRKVSEVPMSIMQVIESGTCNYMMAAYLWICLEYGMSMFVSGETASGKTTSLNALTTFLPPENKIVTIEDTPELTVPHRNWTREVAKAKGKGEGEGSEVTMFDLLKAALRQRPNQILVGEIRGVEGSVAFSAMQTGHPVMSTFHAASVEKLIQRLCGDPINIPKTYVDNLNLVIIQSAVKLPGGGTVRRMLSINELVGYDPETEGFSFMAAFVWDPATDTFTFTGRGSSYLLENKIATMLGIPENRRAEIYDEVDKRARILERLHKAGYTQFWDLFHMTTKIKKQGLLNIEV, from the coding sequence ATGGGATCGGCGCTGGAAGCAACAGTAACCCTCCCCTTCGAGCCCGAGTTCATCGACGAGGGGAACGACTGCTACAACAACGTAGAGTCCTGCGCCCTCTACCGGATGCTCCCGGCAAACGCCCGGGACTATGTCAGGGAGAGTCCGCACCTCCTTGAGTACCTCCACATCCTGCCGGTCAACACCGTCGGGATCCCGCTCTTCCTCTCGGAACTGAAGCGTGACCTCAAATCGATGGAGAACCCGAACATCATCTACCCGGTGAACGAGACAACCTTCATCCATATCTTCCCTGACCCTGACGATGTACGGAACTGGTACATCCCGATCGAACCCTCGTTCCTCCACTCCGTAAAAGCGATCCTCCCGGTGATCGAGGAGAAACTCATCGACATGATCGATGCCCTCGACGAGGAGCCGGTGACCGATGAGGCGCGTATCGAGGTGCTCAGGAACTTCATCCAGCAGCTTGTGTATGTCAGGCAGCCGGGTGAGGAGGTCGATGAATCCCTGCTCTCCGGCGGGACGCCAAAAGACCTCAAAGACCGGATCATACAATTCCTCACCTCCGATATCGGTGCATCGGCAAAACCGCAGGCGGACGGGCTCCCTGAACTCTCCGACGGCCGGGTCATCCTCTCGCAGCAGGAGTATAAGGCGCTTGAGTACCTGATGATCCGCGACAAGATCGAGATGGGGACCCTCAAACCCTTCCTCTCCGACCGGTACATCGAAGATATCACCTGCGGCGGCGTCGGACCGATCTTCATCGAGCACAAGATCTTCAAAGGCTTAAAATCGGTCGTCGGGTTCCGGGACTCGACCGAACTCGACAAATTCGTCATAAAACTTGCCGAACGGATCAAACGGCCCCTGACCTACAGAAACCCCATCGTGGACGCGACCCTCCCCGACGGTTCGCGTATCAACATCGTCTACGGGACCGAGATCAGCAAGCACGGCAGCAACTTCACCATCCGTAAGGTGAGCGAGGTCCCCATGAGCATCATGCAGGTCATCGAGAGCGGGACGTGCAACTACATGATGGCCGCATATCTCTGGATCTGCCTCGAGTACGGGATGTCGATGTTCGTCTCAGGCGAGACCGCGAGCGGTAAGACGACGTCCTTAAACGCCTTAACAACGTTCCTCCCGCCCGAGAACAAGATCGTCACCATCGAGGATACCCCCGAACTGACGGTCCCCCACAGGAACTGGACCCGTGAGGTCGCGAAAGCCAAGGGGAAGGGCGAAGGCGAAGGCTCGGAGGTCACGATGTTTGACCTCCTCAAAGCCGCCCTCCGTCAGCGCCCGAACCAGATCCTGGTCGGCGAGATCCGTGGCGTGGAAGGATCAGTCGCGTTCTCTGCGATGCAGACCGGCCACCCGGTGATGAGCACCTTCCACGCCGCGTCGGTCGAGAAGTTGATCCAGCGTCTCTGCGGGGACCCTATCAACATCCCGAAGACCTACGTCGACAACCTCAACCTGGTCATCATCCAGAGCGCCGTGAAACTCCCGGGGGGCGGGACCGTCCGGCGGATGCTCAGCATCAACGAACTCGTGGGCTACGACCCCGAGACAGAGGGGTTCTCCTTCATGGCGGCGTTCGTCTGGGACCCAGCAACCGACACCTTCACCTTCACCGGCAGAGGGAGCAGTTACCTCCTCGAGAACAAGATCGCAACGATGCTCGGCATCCCCGAGAACAGGCGGGCCGAGATCTACGACGAGGTCGATAAACGTGCCCGGATCCTCGAACGGCTCCACAAAGCCGGATACACCCAGTTCTGGGACCTCTTCCACATGACCACGAAGATCAAGAAACAGGGTCTGCTCAACATCGAGGTGTGA
- a CDS encoding response regulator, translated as MGRILIVDDTMFMRTLLKNILFSGGHDIVGEAADGAEALARYQELKPDLVTMDVVMPKVNGIEALKAIKAADPAAKVIMCTAVGQEQMVKLAIKSGARGYIVKPFQAPKVLEEVKNVLSA; from the coding sequence ATGGGGAGAATCCTGATCGTCGATGATACAATGTTTATGAGAACGCTGCTGAAGAACATCCTCTTCTCCGGCGGACACGACATCGTCGGTGAGGCAGCCGATGGCGCGGAGGCGCTTGCCAGGTACCAGGAACTCAAACCCGACCTCGTCACGATGGACGTTGTTATGCCGAAAGTAAACGGGATCGAGGCGCTCAAGGCCATCAAGGCCGCCGACCCGGCGGCAAAGGTCATCATGTGCACGGCGGTCGGCCAGGAGCAGATGGTCAAACTTGCTATCAAGAGCGGTGCGAGAGGCTACATCGTCAAACCGTTCCAGGCCCCAAAGGTTCTCGAAGAAGTGAAGAACGTTCTCAGTGCGTAA
- a CDS encoding chemotaxis protein CheC, translating to MELDPFQADALRELGNIGAAHAATSLSQMLMSPIEMTVPEVQAVDIADMHNYIGNEIAAIVVFQIQGEVADGGYIVVSMPRETIVRLTNQMLGTTDADREINEMDQSAAIEIGNIMISAFLDATAELLEIIMLPSPPALAIDMAHAAFESIIAQMAGDVNDILIFNTELTSEAPPIYGSIYMLPKPELMQQLFTMLEDLMTPLT from the coding sequence ATGGAACTTGACCCGTTTCAGGCTGATGCGCTGAGGGAACTTGGGAACATCGGTGCGGCGCACGCTGCGACAAGCCTCTCACAGATGCTGATGAGCCCGATTGAGATGACGGTGCCGGAGGTGCAGGCAGTTGATATCGCTGATATGCACAACTACATCGGCAACGAGATAGCAGCCATTGTCGTCTTCCAGATCCAGGGGGAGGTCGCGGACGGAGGGTATATCGTCGTCAGCATGCCTCGGGAGACCATCGTCCGGCTGACGAACCAGATGCTCGGCACCACCGACGCCGACCGCGAGATCAACGAGATGGACCAGAGCGCCGCAATCGAGATCGGGAATATCATGATATCGGCGTTTCTTGATGCGACCGCCGAACTTCTGGAGATCATTATGCTGCCGTCCCCGCCGGCGCTGGCCATTGATATGGCGCATGCCGCCTTTGAGTCCATCATAGCACAGATGGCCGGTGACGTGAATGATATCCTGATCTTCAACACCGAGCTTACGAGCGAGGCGCCGCCCATCTACGGGAGCATCTACATGCTCCCGAAACCAGAACTCATGCAGCAGTTGTTCACGATGCTGGAAGACCTGATGACGCCGCTCACCTGA
- the flaJ gene encoding archaellar assembly protein FlaJ — protein MFEDVADRLREANQGKLPFEDQVEYLSDLRSSVLENKKMEQDLLFMYTYMAAITTAAVTRPEIFEYTSERFEYVPSRYIAKVQRLVAGWGYSYAEGLRAVAERCRNKTLQSMLNRYANSIDSGVPDDDFITTELSSIRSIYRNTFEQGIELLKKWGDAYIAMLLSAALVAIIIMISVAIYAPGGIDQALNASYTLIIGISIFGLGIMYRAVPDDPRTHGLTAICSREQGIIRRMERLVLPIVAAIALILILIGVNAGVIFLLAGLLLMPLGIIGYIDDANVINRDTDFSTFIRSLGSVMGGKGITTGDALQEVDKKSLPYLEPFIDSVSSKLNLGLDEAASWRKFIGETGSYLIYKYMNIFRDAVALGGSPDEIGKITGSSMLEQVLLRRKRDMMVKGFVVLLVPMHGAMIGIFVFLFEILLTMSHAVTDVMDHFAETSAALSGGSSTIGGGMGMALNIFVDFPEDTMRTYVVTILLMLTIANMFAGRIVMGGDRYIYYFFASLLCATTGIVYIVAPIIVSAFFTIPTFAGV, from the coding sequence TTGTTCGAGGACGTGGCTGATCGGCTGAGGGAGGCAAATCAGGGCAAACTACCGTTCGAGGACCAGGTAGAGTACTTAAGCGACCTCCGGTCATCCGTCCTCGAGAACAAGAAGATGGAGCAGGACCTGCTCTTCATGTACACCTACATGGCCGCGATCACCACGGCAGCCGTGACCAGGCCCGAGATCTTTGAATACACATCTGAGAGGTTCGAGTACGTCCCGTCGCGCTATATTGCAAAGGTGCAGCGCCTGGTCGCCGGGTGGGGCTACAGTTATGCCGAAGGGCTCCGGGCGGTCGCCGAACGGTGCCGGAACAAGACCCTCCAGAGCATGCTGAACCGCTACGCAAACTCCATCGACTCCGGGGTTCCCGACGACGACTTCATCACCACGGAGCTCTCAAGCATCAGGAGTATTTACAGAAACACGTTTGAGCAGGGGATCGAGCTCCTGAAGAAATGGGGCGACGCCTACATCGCGATGCTCCTCTCGGCTGCACTTGTCGCGATCATCATCATGATATCGGTGGCGATCTACGCCCCCGGCGGGATTGATCAGGCGCTCAACGCCTCATATACCCTCATCATCGGCATATCAATCTTCGGCCTCGGGATCATGTACCGGGCCGTCCCCGACGACCCGAGGACGCACGGGCTTACAGCGATCTGTTCCAGGGAGCAGGGCATCATCCGGAGAATGGAGCGCCTGGTCCTACCGATCGTCGCCGCAATCGCACTTATCCTCATCCTCATCGGCGTCAACGCCGGTGTTATATTCCTGCTCGCCGGTCTGCTCCTGATGCCGCTTGGGATCATCGGCTATATCGATGATGCCAACGTCATCAACCGTGACACCGACTTCTCCACGTTTATCCGGAGCCTCGGGTCGGTGATGGGGGGCAAGGGCATCACCACCGGCGATGCACTCCAGGAGGTGGACAAAAAATCCCTCCCTTACCTGGAGCCGTTCATCGACTCGGTATCATCGAAACTGAACCTCGGGCTCGATGAAGCCGCGAGCTGGAGGAAGTTCATCGGCGAGACCGGCAGTTACCTGATCTACAAGTACATGAACATCTTCCGTGACGCGGTGGCCCTCGGCGGATCCCCGGACGAGATAGGAAAGATCACCGGTTCATCGATGCTCGAACAGGTTCTCCTCAGGAGGAAACGCGACATGATGGTGAAGGGGTTTGTCGTCCTGCTCGTGCCGATGCACGGGGCGATGATCGGTATCTTCGTCTTCCTCTTCGAGATCCTCCTCACGATGTCCCACGCGGTGACAGACGTGATGGACCATTTTGCAGAGACCTCGGCTGCGCTCTCGGGAGGCTCGTCCACGATCGGCGGCGGCATGGGGATGGCCCTGAATATCTTCGTAGACTTCCCTGAAGATACGATGCGGACGTACGTGGTGACGATCCTCTTAATGCTGACCATTGCAAACATGTTTGCGGGAAGGATTGTCATGGGCGGCGACCGGTACATCTACTACTTCTTCGCAAGCCTGCTCTGTGCGACCACCGGCATCGTCTACATCGTTGCACCGATCATTGTGAGCGCATTCTTCACCATTCCAACATTTGCGGGGGTATAG
- the cheB gene encoding chemotaxis-specific protein-glutamate methyltransferase CheB, with product MIRVLIVDDSLFIRTILRDMLKGSPDIEIVGTAVNGIDALAKISELKPDVITLDIEMPRMGGLEVLEALQGESVKPKVIVLSTLTSRQADMTHRALRLGADDFMLKPRDVPKVRGIERELIQKIKNLVSLPTIIKTRETRQKSADAAVLIGSSAGGPPMLDTLLSALPPDLPAAVVVTQHMPEGFTASLAERLNRVSPLPVKETTNGDTLETGTVLVSKAGYHTVISGIYAAGGRNHGRVIHSTAPPLHAVRPAVDKTFTSAANVFGPRTVSVILSGMGNDGGEGTLAVKTAGGTTMVCAEEDCLVYGMARSALTRNSVDKVVPLEGLAREIVRAVNRLEVNHG from the coding sequence ATGATACGGGTTCTGATCGTCGACGACTCACTCTTTATCCGGACGATCCTGCGGGACATGCTCAAAGGCAGCCCTGATATCGAGATCGTCGGGACGGCGGTCAACGGTATCGATGCCCTTGCGAAGATATCAGAGCTGAAACCCGACGTTATCACCCTCGATATCGAGATGCCCCGGATGGGCGGCCTTGAGGTTCTTGAAGCCCTCCAGGGGGAGAGCGTGAAACCGAAGGTGATTGTTTTGAGCACGCTGACGTCCCGGCAGGCCGATATGACCCACCGGGCGCTCCGTCTCGGGGCTGATGACTTCATGCTCAAACCAAGGGACGTCCCGAAGGTCAGGGGCATCGAGAGAGAACTCATCCAGAAGATCAAGAACCTCGTCTCCCTTCCGACGATCATAAAAACCCGGGAGACCCGGCAGAAGAGCGCCGATGCGGCAGTGCTGATCGGCTCGTCTGCCGGAGGACCGCCGATGCTTGATACACTCCTCTCCGCGCTCCCGCCTGACCTGCCCGCAGCGGTCGTCGTCACCCAGCATATGCCTGAGGGATTCACCGCATCGCTCGCCGAACGCCTGAACCGTGTCTCGCCCCTGCCGGTGAAAGAGACCACAAACGGAGACACCCTCGAGACCGGGACAGTCCTGGTCTCGAAGGCCGGATATCACACCGTGATATCCGGGATCTATGCAGCCGGCGGGAGAAACCACGGGCGGGTCATCCACTCGACCGCCCCTCCCCTGCATGCAGTCAGACCGGCCGTCGATAAGACGTTCACCTCCGCCGCGAACGTCTTCGGCCCGCGAACGGTCTCAGTGATTCTCTCGGGGATGGGAAACGACGGCGGTGAGGGTACTCTCGCGGTGAAGACTGCAGGTGGCACCACAATGGTATGCGCTGAAGAAGACTGCCTCGTCTACGGGATGGCACGATCCGCCCTCACCCGGAACAGCGTCGACAAGGTGGTTCCACTCGAGGGTCTTGCGCGGGAGATCGTAAGAGCGGTCAACAGGCTCGAGGTCAATCATGGTTGA
- a CDS encoding chemotaxis protein CheD: protein MDNNFFGEEKAVILGLGELRVGTCPMGTIGLGSCIALILHDQRQSLGGLAHIMLPESRGNTDRPGKFADTATSALLLEMERLGSTRSAITANVIGGASMFEYSANSLNIGERNTAAVRGLLNDLGVRIAHEETGGKVGRSVYYWPEKKGRLIIKRADGTCTKLL, encoded by the coding sequence ATGGATAACAATTTTTTTGGTGAAGAGAAGGCTGTAATCCTGGGCCTTGGCGAACTCCGGGTCGGGACGTGCCCGATGGGGACGATCGGGCTTGGTTCCTGTATCGCACTCATCCTGCACGACCAGAGGCAATCACTCGGGGGGCTCGCACACATCATGCTCCCGGAAAGCCGTGGGAACACCGACCGGCCCGGCAAGTTTGCGGACACCGCCACAAGTGCCCTCCTCCTGGAGATGGAGAGGCTCGGGAGCACGAGGTCCGCGATCACGGCGAATGTCATCGGCGGTGCGAGCATGTTTGAGTATTCGGCAAACTCCCTGAATATCGGGGAGAGGAACACTGCCGCGGTGAGGGGGCTGCTCAACGACTTGGGTGTCAGGATCGCGCATGAGGAGACCGGCGGGAAGGTTGGCCGGTCGGTGTATTACTGGCCCGAGAAGAAGGGCCGCCTGATCATCAAGAGGGCGGACGGAACATGTACCAAACTCTTATAA
- a CDS encoding ribosome biogenesis/translation initiation ATPase RLI, protein MRIAVVHRDRCHPIKCGTECILYCPRVRTGDETVVIGEDQKAVISEELCVGCGICVKKCPFEALDIVNLPEELDQPTHRYGQNGFVLYGLPIPVEGKVTGILGPNGIGKSTAVKILSGMLVPNLGMTDAPVSWKDVLDLFQGTELFDYIQLLSQKNVKVAVKPQYIDQIPKVFSGSVRDLLATTDERGRLDYYVDRLSLRPILDRTIVNLSGGELQRVAIAACLARDADFYFLDEITPYLDVYQRMAAANLIRELAQERPVVIVEHDLAILDMLADTVHIAYGEPAVFGVITYPKGVRVGINQYLEGFLPEENVRFRDFSVAFETRAHTTEVNREELFVFPSMTKRFEQFSLVVDGGEIRSGEVLGVVGANGIGKSTFAKLLAGVLEPDTGSMDTRVRISYKPQYLKGDTEATVEEILRQTTTKFDTSFYQHEILEPLSLTQVLQAPINTLSGGELQRVAIAICLSRDADLYILDEPSAHLDVEQRVKISRLIRRHAEGRDASTLVIDHDIYVIDMISDRILVFEGEPGISGKATGPFDMAPGMNRFLAALGITFRRDKTGRPRINKPGSFLDREQMAAGEYYYAEISKS, encoded by the coding sequence ATGCGAATTGCTGTTGTACACCGTGATCGGTGTCACCCCATTAAGTGTGGCACCGAGTGTATCCTCTACTGCCCACGTGTCCGAACCGGTGATGAGACCGTCGTCATCGGCGAAGACCAGAAGGCCGTCATATCAGAAGAGCTCTGCGTAGGTTGCGGCATCTGCGTGAAGAAGTGCCCGTTCGAGGCGCTTGATATCGTCAACCTCCCCGAAGAACTCGACCAGCCGACCCACCGTTACGGCCAGAACGGGTTCGTCCTCTACGGTCTCCCGATCCCGGTCGAGGGCAAGGTCACCGGCATCCTCGGGCCAAACGGTATCGGGAAGAGCACGGCGGTCAAGATCCTCTCAGGTATGCTCGTCCCGAACCTGGGGATGACCGACGCCCCGGTATCCTGGAAGGACGTCCTCGACCTCTTCCAGGGGACCGAGCTCTTCGACTACATCCAGTTGCTCTCGCAGAAGAACGTGAAGGTCGCCGTAAAACCGCAGTACATCGACCAGATCCCGAAGGTCTTCTCCGGATCGGTGCGCGACCTCCTCGCGACCACCGACGAGCGCGGCCGGCTCGACTACTACGTCGACCGGTTATCGCTCAGGCCGATCCTCGACCGGACAATCGTGAACCTCTCCGGCGGCGAACTCCAGCGGGTGGCGATCGCTGCCTGTCTGGCACGGGACGCCGACTTCTACTTCCTCGACGAGATCACGCCCTATCTTGACGTCTACCAGCGTATGGCCGCCGCGAACCTGATCCGCGAACTCGCCCAGGAGCGGCCGGTCGTGATCGTCGAGCACGACCTCGCTATCCTTGATATGCTCGCCGACACCGTGCATATCGCCTACGGAGAACCGGCGGTCTTTGGTGTCATCACCTACCCGAAGGGCGTCCGGGTGGGGATCAACCAGTACCTGGAGGGCTTCCTCCCGGAGGAGAACGTCAGGTTCAGGGACTTTTCGGTGGCGTTTGAGACCCGGGCCCACACCACGGAAGTGAACCGGGAAGAACTCTTCGTGTTCCCGTCGATGACGAAGCGTTTCGAGCAGTTCTCGCTTGTCGTCGACGGCGGGGAGATCCGGAGCGGCGAGGTCCTCGGGGTCGTCGGGGCGAACGGTATCGGAAAGAGCACGTTCGCAAAGCTCCTTGCCGGGGTGCTCGAGCCCGACACCGGGTCGATGGATACCAGGGTGCGGATCTCCTACAAGCCGCAGTACCTCAAAGGCGACACTGAGGCGACCGTCGAGGAGATCCTCAGGCAGACGACGACGAAATTCGACACATCGTTCTACCAGCACGAGATCCTGGAACCCCTCTCCCTCACACAGGTTCTCCAGGCGCCGATAAACACCCTCTCCGGCGGCGAACTCCAGCGGGTGGCGATCGCGATCTGCCTCTCGCGTGACGCCGACCTCTACATCCTGGACGAGCCGAGCGCACACCTCGACGTGGAGCAGCGGGTCAAGATCTCCCGGCTGATCCGGAGGCACGCTGAAGGGCGGGACGCGAGCACGCTCGTGATCGACCACGACATCTACGTGATCGATATGATCAGCGACCGGATTCTGGTCTTTGAGGGTGAGCCCGGCATCAGCGGCAAGGCCACGGGGCCGTTTGATATGGCGCCGGGCATGAACCGGTTCCTCGCGGCGCTCGGGATCACGTTCCGGCGGGATAAGACCGGACGGCCGCGGATCAACAAACCGGGGTCGTTCCTGGACCGGGAACAGATGGCTGCCGGCGAGTACTACTACGCTGAGATCTCGAAGTCCTGA